The DNA region GAGGGGTGGCGGTGCCCGCTTCACAGTAATAGCCCTGTGGACACAGAAACTGGGAGGTGGGTCTCCGTGAACTGCCTTCCAGACAGTAAAACCCTAGAGAAAAATATTTATAGACAAAGTCACGAAGGGATTCTTTCAGGATATTTGCTAGTAAATGTGAGTACACAAATTTCCTGATTCTCtacctgcaggacacactgtgcAATCTCTGAGTCTCTGCAGACCTTCTTTAGGGCCGTACGTCCCTTCAGGGCAGGGAGTCACTTCCCCACCTACACAGTAATAACCTGGGGAAAGtatgtgcatatatatatatatatatatatatatatatatatatatatatatatatatatatatatattaggaGGGAATAAAGATGTTACTGTTCATAGTATATGAAGTAATACCAACCTACTGGGCAGACAATACATGTCTCTTCACTCTTGTCTTTGTAGGTTCCTGGTCGGCAGGTGATGTGCTGACCGGATCTGTGGACTGGCTGACGGGGGCCCACTGCTCCGCACGCTGGAGCGTCACAGCGCTGGCAGTGGGTCTGCCCGGCAGTGGATGACCAGCCAGTGGGGCAGGGGAGAGGATGTGACATCGCAGTTTCTGGACAGTAAGACCCTGTGCCGGGCAGACGAATAAAAGTAAAGTTCTTGTATTTCATTATTTAGTATTtgatgtctttttatttttattactgcaATACCTGCAGGACACTGCAGACACTGGATCGTACACATGGTGGAATAGAAGCCCGGGGGACAGGCATTACATACAGTGTGATTTGCACTGGGCTCATTGCCAGGCCCACACTGAAAGGCACATGtgagaaataaacaaagatTAATGATCAGATATTACATTAACCAGCACACATGAGCAGGATGCTTTTAAACGCACCTTATGAGGGAATCCTGAAGTGCAGATAGAGTCTATGGGGCAGGTGAGACACTGCAGGAGTCCTTCAGGTGAATGCTCCCCCGGGGGGCATAAAGACAAGGTTCCATTGGCTGCATCACAGGagaaacctgcaggacacaGCCGACAGtccactctgtcctctgtgCTGATCAGACCGGGTAAACATGGCTGCAGCATAAAACAGATGAAGGTGGTACAGTGACGATAgcactacagtacatacagtatgatccAGCAACAAGCacaagctgtgtgtgcagaggtGTGTTGCTCCATTACCTTGCAGTCACTTATGTGACTTTTTTCCGTGTACAGGTTGAACGTTCCTGCTGGACACCTACGAGGTGCTGACACATTGCCAGGACAACTACAACATGGAAATGATTTATTAGGCACAAATTCCTTTTTTAATTACCAAAAGCAACAACACTGTGTGTTCTTAAAGTCTGGTCGGCAATTTCAAAAACAGTTGGTGATTTACTAGTGACCAGCAGGACACTCTAAACAAAGCTGGTGGGAGAAGTATTTTCCTTCTTCACAGTGATACGAGTCGGCGTTTTCGCTGATGGGAAGGTCTCCGCTCCCTTCAGAggattcttacacaaacaaattgATGTCAGGTTGGACgtttgtagtgttttttttctttaattgggTAAAAATACATGTACAAATGGGTTTCTCTTACCTAAGAAAGCTGCAGGTTGTATCAGCAGGAGAAAGAGCCATGAAGCTGAAAAGCAGAACAGATCCATTACTTTCAACGAACACATTATCACTAAGTCCACACGGtcatttatttgtgtctcaACAGCGAGGACTGATTGTTTGAAGGCATGAAAGTCAGAAGCCCTTAGTCACTGAAAGTGAAACAGGAGGCTGAAATGTGATTCCTAGGTGCTCTAGCTATTAATGTTGTGCagtgatgtactgtaacacTACCTTCCACCTTCATAATGCATGAGAATGTGCTAAAGCGAGCAAGCTCATTTTCTCTGCCGAGGTGAATTATTTACGAAACCccagaataaaacaacaactacTACGTTTGCTCAAATCGATAAGGCTAACGTTGAATGCCAACGTCAAGGTGGAAAATGAAGGTGCGACAATATCTGTTTgagcagagagcgagcgagctgcACCCGTGCATCTGGAGATACGTGCAAACCACATTGATGTGTAGCGTACGTTCCTTTTTCCATGCCAGGTGCACAACGTCAGCTTTATAGCATTAATGCACGCAAGACATGCTGTTGCATCGTGTCATCATTCCACTACAGAATATGATTTTatcctttacatttttaaccacAAGCTACGTTGCAAGGACTCACAAGCAATAAATGGAAAAGTTATGAATTATTTTTACACAGCTCTGAATCCTGTCGTACACCACTTCCTGTGACTTAACCAAGGGTGGGAGCATGCATGTGGGTGCTTCAGTGTTTGCCTGCAGGTGCAAGCACCACCAGATTAACAGAGAGCAATCTGTCTTTACTGCAGGTTCTTAGTCGGGGATCATCAACACAAGGGCAACAACTATGAGCACAGTCCAGTTTGCATTGCTATGTTTTTGGATGGTGCAAGGTAAATTATAAAAGTTTACGCTTTGTTACTAAACTTGAATTTATTCCATAATCATGACGAGGATCTGTTTTTTTTGCAGATTTTGTGAGCTGTCTTAATATGACGACGCTGACTGTAGCGTTGGGAGACTCGCTGACCTTAAACTGCACCTACAACTGCTCCACTGGATTCATCCGCGGCTGCTGGCACAAGGCGTCCGAGAAATCGGCGTGTCTCGGATCGTACACCGGAAGCAGCTTCTGCACAGCGTCGCTTCATCTGTCAAATGTGACCATGGCAGATGTGAATACGAACTACACGTGCTACACAGAAGATAAGGATGACCCCCGACTTccacagaagacagagagcGTTGTCTTTCTGCAGCCTAAAGGTAGAAATCGCTGTTTGTACATGAAGCTGCTTTGagaattaaaatttaaacatatgtttgttttcagatttAAAACGTGATCCAAACAGGACATTAACTccaaagactaaaactacaaaTGGTGAGAATCCAAGTATTTTGAAGACATTTAACTCTTTTGTGTATtagttgtgtttatttatacgTTTTAAATTTTGCAGAATCCCATCCTGCAAAACCAAATGATTCAAGTGAAGGTGAGAGGACTTTCAAGCAGCACAAGCTATAAAGTGCATGAATGGACAGGATGCATGTCTGTCTTTTCTACTGTACACTCACCTATGGGCGACTGGAAAGTAAAAGTCACTTTTGACCAATCAGCCTGCACTTCAACTCAATGCTGCCGTTTCCATGTTAACAGGGGAATTCACTGGGCTGAAGGTTTTAGCAACAGTGACCCTAGCTGTGGCCACAGTGCTTGCAGCACTGGCTCTTTATCTGTGTCTGAACCGAAACAGGCAGAGCTGCAATGGTAAAGGTGATTACGAAATATCACACTACCAACATACACTCGCAACAAACATTTGAAATTTCtgaatgacaaaataaataaatgcattatgaTTTCATACGTTCCAGGCGAACCTGCTGAGACCAGGTTTGGGTGAGTACAActaaacagattttttttcatatttttgttaCAATTTTGTAATTTCATTGTTTACCAATTTCAGCTCATCGCCACCATCTCACATTGTCCTCTCGCCAGGGAAAGGTAAAAATTTAACACATCAAAAGACCTTGAAAAGCACGCCTGACACTCACACAGTCCATTCTCATTGTGCAGGATCAATGCAAAATGAGAAGGTGACACTGAGGATTCCCTCGCCAGGTACAAAATCCTCCGCTGATATTTGATAATAACTGATTCACTGACTCCACAGTTCACCTACATGCAAGTGAATTGTTTCTCCGACACAGACAACGAGAGTGACACTGAAGTTCCCTATGCTGATATAATGATCACCGTCCGCGGCGTCAGCACACCAGAGCTCACGCAGGTCGGCTACTCTGCTGCTGATAATAAAGAGGTGAGGATTCCAGTCCTATGCAGTCCTTTTTCACTTTTAGATTATGATTAATGATTGATGATTGATTGATGATTATTGAACACAGAGttaattaaacaacatattcttctctgctctgtagaAAACTCTTTGCAACCACAAATTCTACACAAGAATCTGATGCTAGTACAGTATTATACCCCGGTTCACTGTTGcctgagtttaaaaaaaaaattgcaaatCATTGCCCtgcatatatttacattttacacagcaTGCAAACGTCTTGGAAAGAAGGAACCAATTAACCACATTAAACGGACGGATTACGTTTGCTTTAGCTACTAGTTTGTTCATTGTTCAATAACAGAATCCACTAAATACTTCTTGTATTGAGTCACTCTCGTGCCCTTTCTGCTTGCCGTGCAGCGGTGGGGAGATGAGCCACGGTGTCACCTGCTGGCCTCGCGCTCAGCTGACAGACTGCACGTGCCCATGGCCAGAGAGGTGAGCCGGAAGATGAGCACCAACTCCGAGTACGCGGTCATCACGTACGCCTGACTGAGGCCCTGCTACGCGAAGGACAGCGCGAGGAGAGAAATACCCGGATTTAGTTATACGTGCTAATACAtgttcactgtttttgtcttttttatgtaTTCTATTTTTTGTATACACattattgttttgtctttgtgtgctaTGTTGACATTGTTAATATAATAAAGCTTCCTTCTGacgttttatgtttttatggcGTTTGAGCCTCGTTAGTACCCGTAGTTAGAACGGTTGCTTAGGAACACTCGTCCACAAAAcacaacgttttttttaaaCGCTAGCTACAGCTCTCAAAACGAAAGGTAGGTCAAAATTTGAATGAAAATGCTGATGTAAATTTAAACGTCACGTTGTTtcgtttttttaattactttttattCTTGCTGAATatagcatttatttattatttttattttagcggGTGAAGTTAGATTCTGGTTAATACCTAGCTAACTAGctacaaacaataacactgacTGACTGTAGTAAGTCAGATTGTGAAGTAAGTTAAACCCGTTCCATATTATT from Betta splendens chromosome 13, fBetSpl5.4, whole genome shotgun sequence includes:
- the LOC114868708 gene encoding uncharacterized protein LOC114868708 isoform X1 — translated: MSTVQFALLCFWMVQDFVSCLNMTTLTVALGDSLTLNCTYNCSTGFIRGCWHKASEKSACLGSYTGSSFCTASLHLSNVTMADVNTNYTCYTEDKDDPRLPQKTESVVFLQPKDLKRDPNRTLTPKTKTTNESHPAKPNDSSEGEFTGLKVLATVTLAVATVLAALALYLCLNRNRQSCNGKGEPAETRFGSSPPSHIVLSPGKGSMQNEKVTLRIPSPDNESDTEVPYADIMITVRGVSTPELTQVGYSAADNKERWGDEPRCHLLASRSADRLHVPMAREVSRKMSTNSEYAVITYA
- the LOC114868708 gene encoding uncharacterized protein LOC114868708 isoform X2, which produces MSTVQFALLCFWMVQDFVSCLNMTTLTVALGDSLTLNCTYNCSTGFIRGCWHKASEKSACLGSYTGSSFCTASLHLSNVTMADVNTNYTCYTEDKDDPRLPQKTESVVFLQPKDLKRDPNRTLTPKTKTTNESHPAKPNDSSEGEFTGLKVLATVTLAVATVLAALALYLCLNRNRQSCNGEPAETRFGSSPPSHIVLSPGKGSMQNEKVTLRIPSPDNESDTEVPYADIMITVRGVSTPELTQVGYSAADNKERWGDEPRCHLLASRSADRLHVPMAREVSRKMSTNSEYAVITYA